The genomic region TTCTTCTTCTAAATTACGGATCTGAAGACTTAGTGGTGGTTGTGCGATATTCAAACGAGCTGCAGCTTTACCAAAATGTAGTTCTTCAGCTACTGCTTTGAAATATTTCAAATGGCGTAATTCCACTGTAATCCCTCTCTTTTCATTATTAATACTTTAAATGTATTAATTTATTATCATATATATATTAGACATATATATTAGCGTCTTGTAAAGTAGAAACGAAGAATTCTTCACTCCACAGTCACAGTATTTAGGCTCATTAATAAAAAATTAATAAGTTTTAATCACGCAGAAAGAAGGTTTTTAGGTTGTATTCATCAGTATCGAAATTATGGACGTGGCAGTTTTCTCTTATTATTTTAATAACTATCTCGTTCTACCTGTGTCTACAGATGCTTACAGGGGGATTTTCAATTTTTGTTACAGAGTTTAGTCATAACCCAACTTTAGGAGGCGTTATGACGACGACCTTTATGTTGGCCGCGATTATAACTCGTCCAGTAACAGGAATTTTAATGCATAAAATAAATATCAAACAGGTACTATGCGTTATGCTCCTTTTTGTGCTTGTTTGTATTATGATTAGTTACAATCAACAAGTTATTCCTTTATTAATATCAATACGAATTTTAGAAGGTATAGGCTTTGGAGTTACAACAAATCTATTAGCTACTCTTGCAACAAATTTGATTCCCAAAGAACGAATGGGTGAAGGAATTGGCTATTTTGGAATGGCGACAAGTCTAGGAACAACCCTTGGTCCGATGATTGCTTTGTCAATTCTACATTCATTCTCTTTTAAATTTCTTCTTTTTATAACGTTGTTTCTAATAGTAGTCTCATTTATTTTCTCGTTGTTTATCAAAATCAAACAATCATCTTCATTCGCTGAATCACCGATCCAAAGAGAATCACTAGTGAATTTTGTTTTTGATAAACAGGCTATGCTTCCATGCTTTTTAGTCATGCTTTTTTATTGCACTTATTCAGGCATTGTCAATTTTATTAATGGTCTAGGGGAAGAAAATCATTTAGGTAGCAAAGTTTCTCTCTTCTTTTTAATTATTGCGGTTGTCATCGTATTAGTTAGACCATTTTCGGGAAAAATTTACGATCAAATGGGGCATAAGTACTTAATTTATCCGGCAAGTATCTGCAGCATCATTGGTTTGATTTTAATAGCATTTGCACATGGCCTTACGACATTTTTCATTGCAGCCGTACTTTACGGTATTGCTTACAGTGTCATGCAACCTTCATTTCAAGCATGGGCGGTAAGCAGGGTAACGCCTGATAAAAAAGGAACGGCTAATGCCATGTCCCTCAGTTCTATGGATTTAGGAATGGCTCTTGGTGCTCCGGTTCTAGGTGGAGTTGCTAGTCTAACTGGTTACAGAGAGATGTACAGTCTTTCCTCATTGCTAATTGTCGCCCTTATCTTAATGTATAAGGCGAGACACCTTAAGGATATTAAGGAGCAAAAGGAGATCTAACTAAAATTTCAAGAAAAAAAGAATTTTTTAACACTTAAATTGATTTCATGAAAAATAAAAAAGAATCCTTTGCCGATATGAACAGCAAAGGATTTTTTAATTTGACAGAACAGGAGGGAGATGTTATTGGTGCATTCATTACTGTAGGTAAATCTAAATCATCACGAAAATATTAGTAAATACAAAAGCTACAATATTAATTAGTGTAGATGTTATATTATGTTTGATAATAAGCATAATATTTAACATATTTTATTTAAAAATAGTTTACTAATTACCTATCTTGTAGAAAAAGTTCATATTTGTCCTCACTAAGAGTAAATGATAAAACAATAATTTTTATAAGTGAGTTTATCTATTTACTCTTTTGTATAAAAGAAATTTATTTTATATTTTCGGTTACCACAAAAAAGAACCCTTGGTACTCAAGGGCTTCGATGAGGCTACGATTTCTGCTTTATGCAGCTTTTATACATATGCTGGACGGCTTTAAACATGCCTTATGAAATAGCTTTTTAAATCGTTGGAACCGTTCCACCATCAATCTTATATTCACTTCCAGTGATCGCTTTGGCACGATCAGAAACAAGAAAGGCTACTAATTCTGCAACGTCTTCTGGTTGTCCTGGTTTTCCAAGTGGAATACCTCCAAGTGAACTCATAAGTTCCTGTAATGCTTGTTCGTAAGAACCATATTTTTCTTGAAGTCGTTCGATCATTGCGTCAGCTGCCTTTGTTTGAATAAAGCCAGGCGCGACAGTATTAACACGTATGCCAAAAGCTGCTACTTCATTGGATAGCCCCTTACTATAATTACTTAATGCAGCTTTTGCAGCTGCATATGCTAACGTAGAATCAAATAAAGGTAGTGTTCGTTGAATAGAAGAAATGTGAACAATTGTTCCATATTTTTGTTGCATCATTGCCGGTAATAGATTGCGATCAAGTCGAACTGCAGATAATAAATTCCAATTTATAGCCTCCATCCAATCTTTATCATTAAGAGCAAGCACTCCTCCTGCGGGAGCTGAAGAACCGCCGACGTTATTAACTATAATATCAATCCCTCCAAGGAAATCTAGCGTGCGCTCAGTAAGTACTTTTATTCCTTCTGTAGTTCTTATATCGGCTGAAATAAAAAGATCAGCAGTAGTTCCTTCCTCCGGTTCGGATCTTGCTGTAGTCACGACTGTCGCACCCTTTGCCTTCAAGTTTTCTACAATCGCTTTTCCCATGCCTCTTGTTCCACCAGTAACCAATGCTCTTTTTCCTACCAGTTCTTGTGTTGTTTTCATTTTGAATCTCCTTTTTTCTCACATGTAATGAATATATACATGAGTTGATAAGACTATCCTAACAAATTAAATATGACAACATTATGTCATGTTTAAAAATATTAATAGCGTCAATGCTAAATGAATGACATTATGTAGTGCCAAGTTTAATCTATTCTTTATAGAAAGAGGTGAGAGTGTGCCGATTAGCAGACATTTCGAAATTATTTACCATTTACTTAATAAGAAGAAAGCAACGGCTAAAGAATTAGCAGATCACTTTGAAGTATCCACGCGCACTATTTATCGTGATATAGATGACCTCAGTGCTGCAGGAATTCCTGTCTACAGTAGTCAAGGAAAGGGAGGGGGAATTTTTCTACTAGATGACTATGTATTCAATACCTCTCTGCTATCTGAAAGTGAACAAGATGAGATTCTTATGGCCCTTCAAAGTTTAAATGCAGCTGCTTATCCAGAGATAGATAGTGTGTTGTCAAAGCTTAGTAATTTGTTTAAAAAAGATAAAGCTAATTGGATTGAAGTAGATTTCTCTCCTTGGGGTAGCAGGCATAGCCGAAAAGAACTTTTCTATCTACTTCGGGAAGCAATAATGAATCATCATTTAATTTTATTTCGTTACTTTAATGTTTCAGGTATAAAGAGTAGCCGACAAGTCGAGCCGGTTAAACTTCTATTCAAAGATAAGTCTTGGTATTTATATGGGTATTGCCTAGAAAGTAGCGCATTCCGTACCTTCAAAGTGAACAGGATGAAAGAAGTAAAAATAACAGATATTGATTTCGAGCCCCGAGAGAAGGAGAGTTCCATAGAAAATGCAAAACAAAATAGTTTGCCAGAATTGATAGAGGTAAAGTTACGAATTTCCTCCCAAGGAGCATTTCGGGTATATGATGAATTTGAAGAAGGTGCTGTGGTACACAATGAGGATGGTTCCTATACTATACGTACAAAAATGTCTTTAGGGAGTTGGTTATATAGCTATATTTTGTCTTTCGGTACCCTTATTGAAGATATTGAGCCGGTGCATTTACGAAATAAAATTTTGGGAGATCTAGATACTGTTAAAAAAAATTTAAATCAAAGATCATAATATGACATAACGTTGTCAAGTAACACCTGTTATATTTAATGGGTCCTGTTTTGATGAAAAATAGAAAGGAGATACCTCGAAATGAGCTATTTACCACTATCTGTTAGAAGATTTTTCCAATTCGCAAATGATAATAACTATAAGAATTTTATAGAAGTCTTTACAAAAGACGCTTATATATTTGACGAAAAAAAGAAAATAAAGGGTATTCAAGCTATAGAAAAATGGAGTAAAAATGCAATTTTTAATCCTAATGTGAAGTTTAAGATTAAAAACTATACAGAACAAGACGACAGAATAACGGTAACTGCTGAAGTCGATGGCGACTTCGATAAGACAGGCCTTCCGTCTCCTTTACTTATAGACCATCGTTTTAAATTAAGATCGGGAAAGATTGAAGAGTTAATTTGTTCTGAAACTAAGCATATAACTAGTTAAACTTATGTAATGATTAACTTACTGTTATTTTGAAGAATCTTAAGGGAATAAGTAAGATCATATTATCCTAAAGGAGAAGAGTAAACCTTATACAGGCTCGTTTAAAGCAGGACCAGAATATTAATAAGAATTTGCTCTATTAGCTCTTTCGACGATTGCTCTCCTTCAGATTAAAATAAGTTAAATTTAAACTGAACTTTTAATATTTATAAGGTGAGTACTTAATTTTCGATATCTTAGCAATTTGCAAATAGGAGGAAAGAGGAAATATGACAGCATACGTTGTTTTTATACGTGAAAAAACTACAAATTCATCCCAACTTGAAATTTACGCCGAAAAGTCTCCTGCAGGATTAAAAGGACACCCGGTCACACCACGTGCAGTATATGGAAAGCATTTGGTGCTAGAAGGCCCACAAATTGAAGGTGCAGTAATTCTAGAATTCCCCACTTTTGAAGAAGCAAATACTTGGTATAATAGCCCTGCATATCAAGAAGCCCTTCAGTACAGACTTAAAGGCGGGAACTATCGAGGTTTTATAATACAAGGTGTTTAACAAATATATTAGAGTAAACTTACAACAATAATAAATAATTAATTTTTTCAAAAAGGCAACCAAAAATAATGTGGTATGCTCTCCTTATAGTAGACAAGTAAAAGAAAACACCCTATTCTGTCTACTATAGAGGGGATTTTTTTAATGTAAATTCCCTAAAAGCTATCCATCCTGCAACGATGTGGTAGCTTTCTTTTTTGTTAACGATAATAATTATTTTAACATCTTATAATAGATTTAAATAACTTGTTCGTAAAAGTATACTTTATTGAACACTCCTTGAGCACCAATGCACACATTTTGTGTTAGTTTTTGCTGAGAGAAAGAGTAACTTTAGGGTTGCTCTTTTTTTCGTTAAATGGTATAATTTCCAAAAAATAAAGATTCTACATGGTTTTAGTTTTGTAAGATAAAACTTATCGGAGAACCGCCTTACTTTTGTAGGGCGGTTTTTTCGTGCTATTTTTTTGGATGGTATCCGAGGTTTGCATTTACTTTTCCAGTTAGTCCATCGTTTTCAGCAGGAATTTTATTTCCGACAGATTGGGGTACATCTACTGGTTGGATACTTCCACCGTTTGTATCATAACTATTGCTATGATTGTTATTATCATGTGTTTGATTGAAACCGTGTTCTGGCATAAAAACACCTCCTAGCTGTATTACTTGATTGCGCTTTTTATTATTCTGATAGTTCTGATTTATATATGCGACCACAAGCTATCTTTGCTACAGCAATGCCACCGTCAGCCATTATTCCTTCAATTCCAGCACCATCAAAAATACTACTATCGTTAGCACATTCAACAGAAACTACAGCAACACAATTAGAATAGTTTTTATTTTCTCTTTCACTTTCACTATAATTTTTAGCTCTCTGATTTGCAATAGCGTTAACCTGTTCGCGTGCCTGCTTTCTAGGGTTAAATCCTCCAATAAGACCATCCTCAAACATCCCAGCAAAAGGGAGCATAAAAATCACTTCTTCCATTTCATTATTCACAAGGTCCAGAAGTATAAATTCGTCCACACGCTAGCCTTGCTGCAGGAAAACCGCCTAAGGCACCTAGCCCTGCTCCTACAGGCCCCCAAGAGCAGCACCAGCTACCGCACATCCAGCAGCTACCGCAACTACACAATCACAGTAATTTTTATTTTCTCTTTCACTATTACTGTATTCTTTAGCTTTCTCATCAGCATTATCTGTTACTGATTTAAAATCACCTGGATTTAAGTCTACTCCAAAATATTCTCCTGTAGAAACTTCTCCGGTTAAAACCTTGCTTGGATCAAGAGACCTAGCTGCTCTACGAACTGATCGAGGAGGTCTAAGTCTATCTCTTAATGACATTTAATTGACCTCCTAAACGTATTATTTGATTTGTGTTGAAGAAAATAAGAGGTAGTATGAGGAAATTACTAATACAACTACTCACGAAAAGACTTTTAATTTTGCGTATGAGTTCGCTAGCAACACGATTTTAGGCAAAAAAAGAGCAACCGTGATTATTTCGGCTGCTTTTAGTAGAGCTCATACATATTTGATGTATGGAATAAGCTATTTTCATCATATTTTTCGCATATAGGCAATTTTTTATAGAGGTTAACATATGTATAAAAGGTGCACTTCTTATACATTAGTTTCTCAACCACCTACTGAGAAAACGTTGATAAATCAACAGTGTATAAAAAGATGCATACTCCGGAAAAGAATCCTTGGTGGAATCCTACTGTCCCAAGGGTTCTTTTGCTTGCTTGGTTCCGGAAAGAGTGTTTATGGTGCGACAAGAAGTCGCTTTCTTACAGTGTAGCTAACGCTACTCATCTAGACGCGGAGATGATCTCCATCCAAAACGGCATTCTTGGTAACGAGTCTGTCGGTTGCATGAGGAAATGCGGAAACAGAGGACAAATGCATGGTCCAGAATACTGCTAGGAGAAGATAGGTATGGTAAACGAAAGTGAAGGTTTGTAAGCTTCGTTACTCTTAGCCCAAGATAATGCATAGATTGGCTTGGGTCTTGGTAAGAGGAAAAGTAGAATCATAAGGCTACTCTGATGCGTCCCGCATCTTACCCGGAGTAAAGAACCTACCTCCCCCTATCGCATCTGTAGAATGTGGAACTTGGTAAGCCCTATGTCATCTGCATAAGCAGTAGGATGACTGCAAAGTCAAACGATGTGGCAGAGGGTATGGGATATGAGAAAAGCGAAAGCCGTTACCCTGAAAAGGGACAGGAAAGCAGAAACGTTGTATAACTGGACGGATACTGTCGTCTTTATAGACAATGACAGGCTCGAAAGAGCGCCTACTTCTCATGGGTCTTCAACACGAAAATAAATTTGTGGCTATCTTTTAACGACAAGGAGCGTGCTGTTATGAATACCTCTCCACGAGCGTCGGCGCACGTCTCGCATAAAGGTTGGTACTCTATTGATTGGAATACTGTACAAAAATATGTAACGAAGTTACGACAAAGAATTTATCGTGCCGAACAACAGAATCAACAAAGGAAAGTAAGGAAGCTTCAACGCTTACTCCTTCGAGTAAAGCAAATCTACTACTTTCTATTCGCAGAGTGACACAACAAAATAACGGTAAGCGAACACCTGGAGTAGACGGCTACACGGCCTCAAATCCAAACGAACGTATCAAACTTTATCAACAATTAGTTAAATGTAATGTCTTTCAGCATCGCCCAAAGCCAGCGAAGCGAATGTTTATTCCTAAGAAAAATGGAAAACTAAGACCTCTCGGTATTCCGACAATGCGAGATCGAGTGTACCAAAATGTCGTGAAGAATGCACTCGAACCGCAATGGGAAGGCAGATTCGAGTCTACCGCCTATGGTTTTCGTCCTAAACGAAGCACACACGATGCTATAAGTAATCTCTTTAACAAGCTTAACACCAACAGTAAGAAAAAGTGGGTTTTTGAGGGGGATTTCTTAGGATGTTTTGACCACCTCAAACATGATTGGATAGTAGAACAAATATCTACGTTTCCAGGAACCCCTCTTATCAAAAGGTGGCTCAAGATGGGATACATAGAGCAGGATATGCTCCGTCCAACAAAGGAAGGAACTCCGCAAGGAGGCATTGTGTCCCCCCTCCTAGCCAATATCGCCTTATGCGGTATGGAAAAAGAGATTGGTATTATCTATAAAAAGACATACAAACCAAACGGAGGATATAAAATCGACCCCAAGTGTAAGATAGGACGTGTTCTCTACGCAGATGACTTCGTCATCGTAACAGAAACGAAGGAACAAGCTGAAAGTATGTATCAAAACCTAATTCCTTATTTACAAAAACGAGGAATTACACTCAGCACGGATAAAACTAGGGTTACACATATCGAGAATGGGTTCGATTTTCTTGGCTTCTCGCTGCGTCAATACAACACAGGACAAGGAAAGAAGTTATTGATCAAACCTAGCAAAGACAGTATCAAAAAAGCTAAAAACAAGATAAAAGATACGTTCACAGTAATGAGAGGACGACCAGTAAAAGAAATTATACGTGTCTTAAACCCTATTATTAGAGGTTACGGACAGTATTGGAAACATGTCGTTTCCAAAAAGACGTTTAGTTATATGGACTATTATGTTTTCTCTAAATTAATCAAACATCTTAAACAATTACATCCAAAAAAATCGTGGAAATGGATTACCAGGCGTTATTTTAAGAAGCCCAACCACGGTGGAAATGATAAATGGACTCTCACCTGTCCACTTACTAATATTCAATTGTTGAAGATGGCCTGGATTAAAATAGAACGACATGTGATGGTAGCCTATAAAAACAGTCCAGATGATCCGAACCTAAAAGGATATTGGGAAAAGCGAGACCGTAAGGTCTTCAATAGCGAAAATACGCTAGATAGGATAAAACTCGCAAGGAAACAAGGTTACCGTTGCACATTATGTAAACACACTCTACAAAATGGCGAAAAAGTTACTGTACAACACTTAGAAGTTTCTACAGGCAAAGTTGCTAAATTAGTACATGTACCGTGTATTAAATAAAGAAGTTGTTTGGATAAAAAGAAGGCTTGAGCCGTATGACGGGAAATCTGTCACGTACGGTTCTTAGGGGGGCGGGCGCTCGTGAGAGTGCCCGCCTACCCGACTAAACTAAAAATAAATAACATATATAGCTCAAAAAGAAAAAAACTACTGGTGTAATGAACTGCACCTCCAATTATTAGTTTTTGTCTAACAATTGGGGTGCAGTTCATTTCCCTTGTGTTTTATTCCAATTATGTAACAAGAAGTTGCAGATTTAAAACATAAAGGTTGTACGGCTCATACAACCTTTGAAGAACATATGAACTTATTACGTTTCAAATTCTCATTCTTCTCACCTTACTTAGAAATAAGATCCTTTTTATAGAGACTCGTTCG from Priestia megaterium harbors:
- a CDS encoding MFS transporter, with product MYSSVSKLWTWQFSLIILITISFYLCLQMLTGGFSIFVTEFSHNPTLGGVMTTTFMLAAIITRPVTGILMHKINIKQVLCVMLLFVLVCIMISYNQQVIPLLISIRILEGIGFGVTTNLLATLATNLIPKERMGEGIGYFGMATSLGTTLGPMIALSILHSFSFKFLLFITLFLIVVSFIFSLFIKIKQSSSFAESPIQRESLVNFVFDKQAMLPCFLVMLFYCTYSGIVNFINGLGEENHLGSKVSLFFLIIAVVIVLVRPFSGKIYDQMGHKYLIYPASICSIIGLILIAFAHGLTTFFIAAVLYGIAYSVMQPSFQAWAVSRVTPDKKGTANAMSLSSMDLGMALGAPVLGGVASLTGYREMYSLSSLLIVALILMYKARHLKDIKEQKEI
- a CDS encoding DUF1330 domain-containing protein, encoding MTAYVVFIREKTTNSSQLEIYAEKSPAGLKGHPVTPRAVYGKHLVLEGPQIEGAVILEFPTFEEANTWYNSPAYQEALQYRLKGGNYRGFIIQGV
- a CDS encoding nuclear transport factor 2 family protein, translated to MSYLPLSVRRFFQFANDNNYKNFIEVFTKDAYIFDEKKKIKGIQAIEKWSKNAIFNPNVKFKIKNYTEQDDRITVTAEVDGDFDKTGLPSPLLIDHRFKLRSGKIEELICSETKHITS
- a CDS encoding helix-turn-helix transcriptional regulator, producing the protein MPISRHFEIIYHLLNKKKATAKELADHFEVSTRTIYRDIDDLSAAGIPVYSSQGKGGGIFLLDDYVFNTSLLSESEQDEILMALQSLNAAAYPEIDSVLSKLSNLFKKDKANWIEVDFSPWGSRHSRKELFYLLREAIMNHHLILFRYFNVSGIKSSRQVEPVKLLFKDKSWYLYGYCLESSAFRTFKVNRMKEVKITDIDFEPREKESSIENAKQNSLPELIEVKLRISSQGAFRVYDEFEEGAVVHNEDGSYTIRTKMSLGSWLYSYILSFGTLIEDIEPVHLRNKILGDLDTVKKNLNQRS
- a CDS encoding SDR family oxidoreductase, encoding MKTTQELVGKRALVTGGTRGMGKAIVENLKAKGATVVTTARSEPEEGTTADLFISADIRTTEGIKVLTERTLDFLGGIDIIVNNVGGSSAPAGGVLALNDKDWMEAINWNLLSAVRLDRNLLPAMMQQKYGTIVHISSIQRTLPLFDSTLAYAAAKAALSNYSKGLSNEVAAFGIRVNTVAPGFIQTKAADAMIERLQEKYGSYEQALQELMSSLGGIPLGKPGQPEDVAELVAFLVSDRAKAITGSEYKIDGGTVPTI